A region of Photobacterium sanguinicancri DNA encodes the following proteins:
- a CDS encoding M20 family metallopeptidase, with the protein MSISLQDFSLENYLEELRPLIDVDCGTLTKEGIEVIANQMEKKYLDMGWYVKRVDCGIAGTGLEVRNKPDSEQIDVMMIGHMDTVFPVGTVAARPMTTDENRAYGPGVSDMKSGLLNVVYALRNIDKAVTDKLSICICMNPDEEIGSLHSEEWLKSVAVNAKNVLVAEAARADGSLVKARKGMARYRLGFAGKAAHAGNDPQSGRSAITEMANWVLAINALTNFETGTTLNVGVVNGGAGANIVPDHAEAVVDVRFWDNDEYAEADAKIRALTETPFVDGVTITVEREAHKPSMVPSEKTEALMALVEQSGQELGIDIKWQEVGGGSDANLTAVMGIPTLDGFGPAGAGFHSADEYLELNTIEPRVQLLMRVLEKLAA; encoded by the coding sequence ATGAGCATTTCCCTACAAGATTTTTCACTAGAAAACTACTTAGAAGAACTTCGTCCATTAATCGATGTTGATTGCGGTACTTTGACCAAAGAAGGCATCGAAGTGATTGCCAACCAAATGGAAAAGAAATATCTCGACATGGGCTGGTACGTTAAGCGCGTCGACTGTGGCATTGCTGGCACTGGCCTTGAAGTTCGTAACAAGCCTGATTCAGAGCAAATCGATGTGATGATGATTGGCCACATGGACACCGTATTCCCAGTTGGGACCGTAGCGGCTCGCCCAATGACGACCGATGAAAACCGTGCCTATGGCCCTGGTGTTTCAGACATGAAATCAGGTCTTTTGAACGTTGTTTATGCCCTACGTAACATCGATAAAGCAGTTACTGATAAGCTGTCTATCTGCATTTGCATGAACCCTGATGAAGAAATCGGCTCACTACATTCTGAAGAGTGGCTAAAAAGCGTTGCTGTTAACGCGAAGAACGTTTTGGTTGCAGAAGCTGCGCGTGCTGATGGTTCGCTAGTAAAAGCGCGTAAAGGTATGGCTCGCTACCGTTTAGGCTTTGCCGGTAAAGCAGCGCACGCAGGTAACGATCCACAAAGTGGCCGTAGTGCAATCACTGAAATGGCAAACTGGGTTCTTGCTATCAATGCTCTCACTAACTTTGAAACTGGCACCACTCTGAACGTGGGTGTGGTTAACGGTGGTGCAGGCGCAAACATTGTTCCTGATCACGCTGAAGCCGTGGTTGATGTACGTTTCTGGGATAACGATGAGTATGCGGAGGCCGATGCAAAAATCCGCGCACTAACAGAAACACCGTTTGTTGATGGCGTAACGATTACGGTAGAGCGTGAAGCACATAAACCGTCTATGGTGCCATCTGAAAAAACAGAAGCATTAATGGCATTAGTAGAGCAATCTGGTCAAGAGCTGGGTATTGATATTAAATGGCAAGAAGTCGGTGGCGGTTCAGATGCTAACCTAACGGCGGTAATGGGAATTCCAACTCTGGATGGTTTTGGCCCAGCAGGTGCTGGTTTCCACAGTGCAGATGAATATTTAGAGTTAAATACTATTGAACCACGCGTGCAACTACTGATGCGTGTTCTTGAAAAATTAGCGGCGTAG
- the hcp gene encoding hydroxylamine reductase — protein sequence MSNLAMFCHQCSMAQSGGCGSTGKTQGTCGKDENLSRLQDIMIFGLKGLSAYRTHADDLGAATKSVDDVIAETLYFTLTNVNFSFDQHIAQLMKIGGAGSEMMSILGEAHHGRLGIPTPVCVPQNKAEGKGILVTGHDLELLERLLIATEGKGINIYTHSEMLPAHGYPELRKYAHLKGNVGKAWFDQKKLFQQWNGTIIVTTNCIVPPTGRADYADRLYSYGIVGIDNCRQLEDDFAPLIEQTLALPDIEGFDSEETLMTGHNYKTILGLAPQILDAVNAGKIKRFFVVAGCDKPGKPNDYFRDLALSIPDDCIILTSSCGKFRFNDHDFGTIPGTEIPRYLDLGQCNDSYGAVMIALALSDAMGVPVNELPVNIVLSWMEQKAVLILLALFNLGIQNIYLGPNPPEFVNEDIFAFLQQQFNLQLTGDAQEDLVKMLNPQPKIEVVEA from the coding sequence ATGTCGAACCTAGCAATGTTCTGTCACCAGTGCTCTATGGCGCAAAGTGGCGGCTGTGGTAGCACAGGTAAAACACAAGGTACATGTGGTAAAGATGAAAACCTATCACGTCTCCAAGATATTATGATTTTTGGCTTAAAGGGCCTATCAGCATACCGTACCCATGCTGACGATCTTGGTGCTGCTACTAAGTCTGTCGACGACGTTATCGCAGAGACACTGTATTTCACGCTGACTAACGTAAACTTCAGCTTCGACCAGCACATTGCTCAGCTGATGAAAATTGGTGGTGCAGGTAGCGAGATGATGTCTATTCTTGGTGAAGCTCACCACGGTCGCTTAGGGATCCCTACTCCCGTTTGCGTTCCACAGAATAAAGCTGAAGGTAAAGGCATCCTAGTTACAGGTCACGACCTTGAGTTACTTGAGCGTCTATTGATTGCAACTGAAGGCAAAGGTATCAACATCTACACCCACTCAGAGATGTTGCCAGCGCACGGTTACCCTGAACTGCGTAAATACGCGCACCTAAAAGGTAACGTGGGTAAAGCATGGTTCGATCAGAAAAAACTGTTCCAACAATGGAACGGTACTATCATTGTTACCACTAACTGTATTGTGCCACCAACAGGCCGCGCAGATTATGCCGATCGTCTATACAGCTACGGTATTGTCGGTATTGATAACTGCCGTCAACTTGAAGATGACTTCGCACCGCTTATTGAGCAAACACTCGCACTACCTGATATTGAAGGTTTCGATAGCGAAGAGACCCTAATGACGGGCCATAACTACAAGACAATTTTGGGTCTAGCACCACAAATTCTTGATGCGGTTAACGCAGGTAAGATTAAGCGATTCTTCGTGGTTGCGGGTTGTGATAAACCAGGTAAACCGAACGATTACTTCCGCGATCTTGCACTATCTATCCCTGATGACTGCATCATCTTGACGTCTTCTTGCGGTAAATTCCGCTTTAATGATCACGATTTCGGCACGATTCCTGGCACTGAGATCCCTCGTTACCTCGACCTTGGTCAGTGTAACGACAGCTACGGTGCAGTAATGATTGCGCTAGCACTAAGCGATGCGATGGGTGTACCTGTAAACGAATTACCAGTGAACATCGTTCTTTCTTGGATGGAGCAAAAAGCGGTACTGATCCTACTTGCACTGTTCAACTTAGGTATCCAAAACATCTACTTAGGTCCAAACCCACCAGAGTTTGTAAACGAAGATATCTTTGCGTTCCTACAGCAGCAGTTCAACCTGCAGCTAACAGGTGATGCACAAGAAGATTTAGTAAAAATGCTAAATCCACAACCAAAAATTGAGGTTGTAGAAGCGTAA
- the nifJ gene encoding pyruvate:ferredoxin (flavodoxin) oxidoreductase, with protein MSEQKNIYKTLDGNEAAASIAYRCNEVIGIYPITPSSPMSEACETWESQSKKNLWGQVPRVIEMQSEGGAAGAVHGALMAGSLATTFTSSQGLLLKIPNMYKIAGELTPFVMHVAARTLATHALSIFGDHSDVMAVRQTGFAMLAANSVQQAHDFSLIAQASTLDSRIPFVHFFDGFRTSHEINKIAMIHDDTITDMIDQNTVDAFHQRGLTPDAPSIRGTAQNPDTFFQSREAANSFYTACPDTVADNMAKFAKLTGREYKLFDYYGHPEATNIIIVMGSATSTVQQAVDHQLQAGQKVGVLNVHLYRPFSLKHFLQVLPASVKNIAVLDRTKEPGAMGEPLYLDVVASLTQAVAAQTLSQLPRIMGGRYGLSSKEFNPSHANAIFTAMAEDRLHHNFTVGITDDITHLSLPVKTQIDAEPSSRLRALFYGLGADGTVSANKNTIKIIGENTDLHAQGYFVYDSKKSGGTTVSHLRIDQHPVEAPYLIEQAEFIACHQFQFINKLEMVERAAPQATLLLNSPHSAENVWQYLPREVQQQIIDKQLSMYVIDAVSLARELGLKNRINTIMQAGFFALSEMMPTEQALEKLNQAIEQSYSKRGPAIVEANQKAVAATVARIEQVTIPSTVTSTFSRPAVVSERAPDLVKHVSAMMMADKGDLLPVSAFPVDGTWPTATSQWEKRNIAQEIPVWEEDLCTQCNICTLVCPHAAIRAKAVNADDLADAPEGFKVTEYKQRDFKGQQYTLQVSPQDCTGCNLCTMACPASDKDDPSRKAINLQPKVEHIESQSENYQYFTELPELARIDIKRIDARSSQLLQPLFEFSGACSGCGETSYIKLLTQLFGDRMLIANATGCSSIYGGNLPTTPYAVDKNGRGPAWANSLFEDNAEFGLGMRLALNSKRDRVLHLLEQVADVIPTELREQLINDAFDSSEAAVCRQRDNVNKLRAQLDFSHQALINSADDLVAKSNWIVGGDGWAYDIDFGGLDHVLSGSDNVNVLVMDTQGYSNTGGQQSKATPTGAVAKFATQGKASNGKDLAVNIMMHGNVYVAKIALGANMNHAVKALQEAEAYPGPSLVIAYSPCITHGFDMAEGVEHQQLLVETGLWPLFRFDPRRTEKGRAALQLDSKPPKKDVEELISKEARFTQVQRKDPERYAANLERLRQQVSHKHQLLNQLLEWK; from the coding sequence ATGTCTGAACAAAAAAATATTTATAAAACATTAGACGGTAATGAAGCCGCTGCATCCATCGCTTACCGTTGTAATGAAGTGATCGGTATCTACCCAATCACACCGTCCTCCCCTATGTCTGAAGCCTGTGAGACATGGGAAAGCCAATCAAAGAAAAACCTGTGGGGACAAGTACCCCGAGTGATTGAAATGCAATCGGAAGGTGGCGCTGCTGGTGCTGTTCACGGCGCATTAATGGCAGGTTCACTGGCAACAACCTTTACATCATCACAGGGGTTACTGCTTAAGATCCCTAATATGTATAAAATTGCAGGTGAACTAACACCGTTTGTTATGCATGTTGCCGCGCGTACGTTAGCTACCCATGCTTTATCTATTTTTGGCGACCATTCAGATGTCATGGCCGTACGCCAAACGGGCTTTGCCATGCTAGCTGCCAATTCCGTTCAACAAGCGCACGACTTCTCGCTGATCGCACAAGCCTCGACACTTGATAGCCGCATTCCATTTGTACATTTTTTTGATGGTTTCCGTACCTCGCACGAGATCAACAAGATCGCCATGATCCATGATGACACCATCACTGACATGATCGATCAAAATACGGTTGATGCATTCCATCAGCGCGGCCTTACGCCTGATGCACCGAGTATCCGTGGTACTGCACAAAATCCTGATACCTTCTTCCAGTCTCGAGAAGCTGCCAACTCATTCTATACGGCGTGTCCAGATACCGTCGCAGATAACATGGCGAAGTTTGCCAAGCTCACTGGCCGTGAATACAAACTGTTTGATTACTACGGTCATCCAGAAGCCACTAACATCATCATTGTGATGGGCTCTGCTACCTCGACTGTTCAACAAGCCGTTGATCATCAATTACAAGCAGGCCAAAAAGTGGGCGTGCTCAACGTTCACCTGTACCGACCATTTTCATTGAAGCACTTCTTACAAGTGCTGCCAGCCAGTGTAAAAAACATTGCGGTGCTCGATCGCACCAAAGAACCAGGTGCAATGGGCGAGCCGCTTTACCTTGATGTAGTAGCAAGCCTCACTCAAGCCGTTGCGGCACAGACGCTTAGCCAACTTCCTCGAATTATGGGTGGACGTTACGGCTTATCATCAAAAGAGTTCAACCCAAGCCATGCCAATGCGATCTTTACTGCAATGGCGGAAGATCGTTTACATCATAATTTTACTGTTGGTATTACCGATGACATCACGCACCTCTCTTTGCCTGTTAAAACGCAAATTGATGCCGAGCCAAGCTCTCGCCTTCGTGCGCTATTTTATGGTTTAGGCGCAGATGGCACCGTCAGTGCCAACAAAAACACCATCAAGATCATTGGTGAAAATACCGATTTACACGCCCAAGGTTACTTCGTCTACGACTCGAAAAAATCAGGCGGTACCACCGTCTCGCATTTACGTATTGATCAGCACCCAGTCGAAGCACCGTACTTGATCGAGCAAGCAGAGTTCATTGCCTGCCACCAATTCCAATTCATCAATAAATTGGAAATGGTCGAGCGTGCGGCACCGCAAGCGACATTACTGCTTAACAGCCCTCACTCGGCTGAAAACGTATGGCAATACCTGCCCCGCGAAGTACAGCAGCAAATCATTGATAAACAGCTGTCTATGTATGTGATTGATGCTGTATCACTGGCGCGCGAGCTAGGGTTAAAAAATCGCATTAATACCATCATGCAGGCGGGTTTCTTTGCGTTAAGCGAGATGATGCCCACCGAACAAGCGCTCGAAAAACTCAATCAAGCGATTGAGCAATCGTACAGTAAGCGTGGCCCAGCCATTGTCGAAGCGAACCAAAAAGCGGTGGCCGCAACCGTTGCCCGTATTGAGCAAGTGACGATTCCAAGCACAGTAACCAGCACTTTCTCTCGCCCTGCAGTTGTTAGCGAGCGGGCGCCAGATCTAGTCAAACACGTCAGTGCCATGATGATGGCCGATAAAGGCGACTTACTACCAGTAAGTGCTTTCCCTGTTGATGGCACATGGCCAACCGCCACCAGTCAATGGGAAAAACGCAACATTGCCCAAGAAATTCCAGTATGGGAAGAAGACCTTTGTACCCAATGTAATATCTGTACTTTGGTTTGCCCACACGCAGCAATCAGAGCAAAAGCCGTCAATGCTGATGACTTAGCTGACGCACCAGAAGGCTTTAAAGTCACAGAATACAAGCAACGTGATTTCAAAGGGCAGCAATACACCCTCCAAGTTTCACCACAGGACTGTACGGGCTGTAATCTCTGTACTATGGCTTGCCCTGCAAGTGATAAAGACGACCCAAGCCGTAAGGCCATCAACTTGCAACCAAAAGTTGAACACATTGAAAGCCAAAGTGAAAACTACCAGTACTTCACTGAACTACCTGAGCTTGCTCGCATCGATATTAAGCGAATCGATGCTCGTAGCAGTCAATTGTTACAACCCTTGTTTGAGTTCTCTGGTGCATGTTCTGGCTGTGGCGAAACCTCTTATATCAAGCTACTCACCCAACTGTTTGGTGATCGTATGCTAATCGCCAATGCAACAGGCTGTTCTTCTATCTACGGTGGTAACTTACCGACAACGCCGTATGCGGTAGACAAAAACGGCCGTGGTCCTGCGTGGGCAAACTCTCTATTTGAAGATAACGCTGAATTTGGTTTGGGTATGCGTCTTGCGCTCAACAGTAAACGCGATCGCGTATTGCATTTACTAGAACAAGTTGCCGATGTGATCCCAACCGAATTACGTGAACAACTCATCAATGACGCTTTCGACAGTAGCGAAGCGGCCGTGTGCCGTCAGCGCGACAACGTCAACAAACTCCGAGCTCAACTTGATTTCTCGCATCAAGCACTCATCAACAGCGCAGATGATTTAGTCGCCAAAAGTAACTGGATTGTCGGTGGTGACGGCTGGGCATATGACATCGACTTTGGTGGCCTCGACCATGTGCTGTCTGGCAGCGATAACGTTAATGTCTTAGTGATGGATACCCAGGGTTACTCCAACACAGGCGGCCAGCAATCAAAAGCAACCCCAACAGGCGCCGTAGCAAAGTTTGCCACTCAAGGTAAAGCGAGCAACGGTAAAGATCTAGCCGTTAATATCATGATGCACGGCAATGTCTATGTCGCCAAAATCGCCCTTGGTGCCAATATGAATCATGCCGTTAAAGCCCTACAGGAAGCCGAAGCTTACCCTGGTCCTTCACTGGTTATAGCCTACTCACCGTGTATTACCCATGGTTTTGATATGGCTGAAGGTGTCGAACATCAGCAACTATTGGTTGAAACCGGCCTATGGCCACTATTCCGCTTTGATCCTCGCCGTACCGAGAAAGGCCGCGCCGCACTGCAACTGGACTCGAAGCCACCGAAAAAAGACGTCGAAGAGCTTATTAGCAAAGAAGCACGCTTTACACAGGTTCAGCGTAAAGACCCAGAGCGCTATGCAGCAAACCTTGAACGTTTACGTCAACAAGTTAGCCATAAGCATCAACTCTTAAACCAATTATTAGAGTGGAAATAA
- the fldA gene encoding flavodoxin FldA: MTAQLNTAIFFGSDTGNTEAAAQKIAEKLNLEAQDIAGCTSEIFDDYELLILGTPTANYGEMQPDWDYFVPELEDADLSGKKVALFGLGDQIDYPDSFLDAMGDLADLVVEAGGELVGAWSTEGYDFNDSRAEKESGKFVGLALDEDRQPELTDDRIATWLTTLGFNL; this comes from the coding sequence ATGACAGCTCAACTTAATACTGCTATTTTCTTTGGTAGTGACACAGGAAATACCGAAGCCGCAGCACAAAAAATCGCAGAAAAGCTCAACCTTGAAGCCCAAGACATTGCTGGGTGTACTAGCGAGATCTTTGATGACTATGAACTACTTATCTTAGGTACGCCGACTGCAAACTATGGCGAGATGCAACCTGACTGGGACTACTTCGTACCAGAGCTAGAAGATGCTGATTTAAGTGGCAAAAAAGTAGCGCTATTTGGTCTTGGCGATCAAATTGATTACCCAGACAGCTTCTTGGATGCAATGGGAGACTTAGCAGATTTAGTGGTTGAGGCAGGCGGTGAGTTAGTAGGCGCTTGGTCAACTGAAGGGTATGATTTTAATGATTCTCGCGCAGAAAAAGAGAGTGGTAAATTTGTAGGCTTGGCACTTGATGAAGACCGTCAACCTGAATTAACCGATGATCGTATTGCCACTTGGTTAACAACATTAGGTTTCAACCTGTAG
- a CDS encoding nitrous oxide-stimulated promoter family protein, with the protein MIVQNQHSVRSQRELDTVKAMIRLYCKTLHRGAIMCPECEGLIAYVESRMTSCRLGNEKPTCQCCSASCYPPAKRLHLTHVLRWSLPRFFWRHPMKAFHFKMDSLRAGHRHTEQAAGASHKG; encoded by the coding sequence ATGATAGTTCAAAACCAACATTCAGTTCGTTCGCAGCGTGAACTGGACACAGTGAAGGCGATGATTCGCCTGTATTGTAAAACGCTGCATCGTGGGGCAATTATGTGCCCTGAATGCGAAGGCCTTATCGCTTACGTTGAAAGTAGAATGACAAGCTGTCGATTAGGTAATGAAAAGCCGACATGCCAATGTTGTTCTGCCTCTTGCTACCCACCAGCGAAACGCCTTCATTTGACGCATGTTTTACGCTGGTCGTTGCCTCGTTTTTTTTGGCGGCACCCGATGAAAGCTTTTCATTTCAAAATGGATAGTTTACGTGCGGGACATCGCCATACAGAGCAGGCGGCAGGGGCGAGTCATAAAGGGTAA
- a CDS encoding hybrid sensor histidine kinase/response regulator has translation MTRELRKSVFAPMKPKVIAWYQSISFKGLTLLVALLLMVVLSIVYVMETVGFRLSIQSAEQRVAAESEAVGQSIVQLGAKIEIAALSLSNAVETIESPDVLDSFFQNLLTSPAIGKFIAGGGIWPDAYDGDRKLLNSLFYTKNSTGSVERIDSYNNHLSAPYYAAEWFAPARWLTAGDAYWSQSYTDPYTAEPMVTCTVPYFSKGEFAGVVTLDIRVKALNTYLVEQGQQQGVYFSLLDRSGRFLAYPEPDRVMDTATEAPSYILSHEYSENEPSFTPIAVAINDIMAKRRHQYQTDKKVDLLAKKIVEHSLSISISYAISVATELLYPDENMSRSQPLFSLNVDTDPILNQAAFISAIRIPRMQWMLIQGVPQHDMYAQAIQLERQLLLFMLPVVVVFIAVTFIFFYRRIFKPLKSVREALAEQRNDEEFTPLPVYHRDELGALVYRFNQRSKSLITAKQQALKAAEAKQQFLANMSHEIRTPMNGIIGAAGLMQSESLSRQQREYVSIISHSAKSLMTLINDILDFSKIESSKVELESVPFNLHEIAKYAHALLRPTIENPALVDYRLHYDDAIPLTLLGDPTRIQQILINLLGNANKFTEQGFIHLDVALVQRDKHTVVVEIKVSDSGIGIPNEKIEHIFDKFSQADETTTRRFGGSGLGLTITRQLIELMDGGIHVISKEGLGSEFVVTLPFSMAKSRENPSVSHLMAAESASCEPPFIGQRCLLVEDNNVNRLIASQLLSRLGFSIDTACDGVEAVEKAQRELFDVIYMDMQMPRLDGVGATKAIREMDGINVDTAIIAMTANVMAADVALCREAGMQGHIGKPISESDLYTVTIQAIEDNSAITMQS, from the coding sequence ATGACGAGGGAGTTGCGTAAGAGTGTGTTTGCACCAATGAAGCCGAAAGTGATTGCTTGGTATCAGTCTATAAGTTTTAAGGGCCTTACGTTGTTAGTGGCTCTTTTGCTAATGGTTGTGTTGAGCATTGTGTACGTGATGGAAACGGTCGGTTTTCGGCTTTCTATTCAATCAGCTGAGCAGAGGGTCGCTGCGGAATCGGAAGCCGTCGGTCAGTCTATTGTTCAACTTGGCGCTAAAATTGAGATTGCTGCACTGAGTTTATCAAATGCCGTCGAAACCATTGAATCCCCTGACGTACTCGATAGCTTCTTCCAAAATCTACTGACGAGCCCAGCTATCGGTAAGTTTATAGCGGGCGGTGGGATTTGGCCTGATGCTTATGATGGTGATAGAAAGCTACTGAATAGTCTGTTTTATACCAAAAACAGCACGGGGTCGGTTGAGCGAATTGATAGCTATAATAACCATTTATCGGCGCCCTATTATGCTGCAGAGTGGTTTGCCCCTGCACGTTGGTTAACCGCGGGTGATGCGTACTGGTCGCAATCTTATACCGACCCTTATACAGCAGAGCCTATGGTAACTTGTACCGTGCCTTATTTCTCTAAAGGGGAGTTTGCTGGTGTTGTCACATTAGATATCCGTGTTAAAGCGCTTAATACCTACTTGGTTGAACAAGGTCAGCAGCAAGGTGTTTATTTTTCTTTGTTGGATCGCTCGGGACGTTTTTTAGCCTATCCGGAACCTGACAGAGTGATGGATACAGCCACTGAGGCCCCAAGCTATATTTTAAGCCATGAATATTCTGAAAATGAACCGAGTTTCACGCCAATTGCTGTCGCGATTAATGACATCATGGCGAAACGACGTCACCAATATCAAACCGACAAAAAAGTAGATCTCCTGGCAAAAAAAATAGTTGAACACTCACTGAGTATCTCAATTAGCTATGCAATTTCAGTTGCGACCGAGTTGCTGTACCCCGATGAAAATATGAGCCGATCTCAGCCCTTGTTTAGCTTGAATGTGGATACCGATCCTATCTTGAACCAAGCGGCATTTATTTCCGCGATTCGTATTCCTCGAATGCAATGGATGTTAATTCAAGGTGTTCCTCAACATGATATGTACGCCCAAGCTATTCAACTAGAAAGGCAGCTACTCTTGTTTATGTTGCCTGTTGTTGTGGTATTCATTGCCGTCACCTTTATCTTTTTTTACCGACGAATTTTTAAACCATTAAAGTCAGTTCGTGAAGCATTAGCCGAACAAAGAAATGATGAGGAATTTACCCCTTTACCTGTTTATCACCGTGATGAATTAGGCGCCTTGGTTTATCGTTTTAATCAGCGTAGTAAAAGTTTGATTACTGCCAAGCAGCAAGCGCTAAAAGCGGCTGAAGCGAAGCAGCAATTTTTAGCCAACATGAGCCATGAAATTCGCACCCCAATGAATGGTATTATTGGTGCTGCAGGTTTAATGCAAAGTGAATCCTTATCGAGACAACAGCGAGAATATGTGTCGATTATCAGTCATTCAGCGAAAAGTTTGATGACACTAATTAATGATATTTTGGACTTTAGCAAAATAGAATCGAGTAAAGTTGAACTTGAGTCTGTGCCATTCAATCTGCACGAAATAGCCAAATACGCTCATGCATTACTTCGTCCAACGATTGAAAACCCAGCTTTAGTTGATTATCGACTGCATTATGATGATGCTATTCCTCTGACATTATTAGGGGATCCTACTCGTATTCAGCAAATTCTTATTAACCTGCTAGGTAACGCCAATAAGTTCACAGAACAAGGCTTTATTCACTTGGATGTGGCCTTAGTCCAACGCGATAAACATACCGTCGTGGTTGAAATAAAGGTATCAGATAGTGGTATTGGCATACCGAATGAAAAAATTGAGCATATTTTTGATAAGTTTTCGCAAGCGGATGAAACGACAACGCGGCGTTTCGGTGGCTCGGGGTTGGGGTTAACGATCACTCGTCAGTTGATTGAACTTATGGATGGGGGGATTCATGTTATTAGCAAAGAGGGATTGGGTTCTGAGTTTGTTGTAACGCTACCATTCTCTATGGCTAAAAGCCGCGAGAATCCATCAGTTTCACACTTAATGGCCGCGGAAAGCGCTTCCTGTGAGCCTCCTTTTATAGGACAACGTTGTTTACTGGTTGAAGATAATAACGTGAACCGTCTTATTGCCAGCCAGTTATTGAGCCGTCTAGGTTTTTCTATTGATACGGCATGCGATGGTGTTGAGGCGGTAGAAAAAGCACAGCGCGAGTTGTTTGATGTTATTTATATGGATATGCAAATGCCACGTCTAGACGGCGTCGGTGCAACTAAAGCTATTCGTGAAATGGATGGAATTAATGTCGATACGGCAATAATTGCGATGACAGCCAATGTTATGGCGGCGGATGTCGCACTGTGTCGAGAAGCAGGAATGCAAGGTCATATAGGTAAGCCTATCTCAGAATCAGACCTTTATACTGTGACTATACAGGCTATAGAGGATAATAGTGCGATCACAATGCAAAGTTGA